The Pseudomonas sp. SCB32 DNA window GCCCAGCTCGTCGGGATGACCACGCACAGCGGCGCGGCACGCACCGCCTGAAGCATTTCGGTGAAAGTCATGGATCGCTTCCATTCTGGGGTTGGGCAGCGATCTTAGGCTGACGGGCGGCACGAGAACACCATCCAAAGCGTTGTTCGCCCCGGAACAAATGGCGCGTCATCTACACCTTCTATGGTGTCAGCCGAGTGCCTGCTGCAGGGCGTCCAGGCTCTCGTCGGCCTCGCGCTCAGCGAGGTCGTGGCGGGCATTCCAGTGCGGCTGCAATGGCATCAGATCCAGCTCGCGCTCGCTGCGGATCAGCCACTGCTCATAGTCATGCCACTCGCCCAGGGCAGTCTGCGCATCCTTCAACGGAACGAGCAGGCGCTGCGGCACCGCCGACTCTTCGGGATAGGCTTCCAGCGAATAGCGCACCCGCTTGATCAGCAGGCGCAGGCGGTGACGGTCGTGCGCGGGGTCCTTCAGTGCCAGGCGCAACTTCTGCCACTCCTTGCCCAGGCGTTTGCGCACCTTGTCATGCAAGCCGCCCAGCACGCCATGGCGCTGCGCCGTGCGCCACAGCTGCGGCCAACCGTCCAGGCGCATCAGCAGGCGGTCCCACTGGGGGCTGGCGAGCAGCGCGATGTAACCCGATAGCAGGGCCGGACGGCGCAGGGCCGCGGCCCGCTCGTAGCCTTCGGCCTCCAGCACCGGCAGCAGCACTTCCAGGTCGCGCAGCGGCCCACTCAACCGGCCTACTTCGCCCAGCGACTCCTCCAGCTCATCGATGCCCGGCATCCCGCGCACCGCATGCAGCAGGCTGCGCAAACGACGCACGGCGATGCGCAGGTCGTGCAGGGCTTCGGGGTCGGAGCCGGCGCTCAGACGGGCGGAGGCGGAGAACAGCGCGACCTCCTGCTCGATCAGATGGGTCACCAGATAGTCGCTGAAGGAGGACACGGCACGCTCCGCACAGTGGGATGAATTATCAGGTTAGTTGGCATGCCGCCGCCAGCAAGTGACCGGCGTCATGCCTCATGGAAGTCGCCGCCAGCGCCACGGCAATTCACGCCGCAACCGCGCCAGATGCGCACGCAACATGGCAGGGTCGACCGCGGCGCCAGCATAACGCTGCGCTTCGAACGCCTCGTTGTAGGCGCGAATCGCCTCGGCCTGGTTCGGCAGCGCGAGCATGGCGCGACCGCTGAAATCGCGGTGTCCCTCCCCTGCCTCGCGACGCAGCCCATGCGGCGCCAGCAGATGCTCGAAACGCTCGAAGCTACGCAGCTGGACATCCCGCTGGTGCCGCCAG harbors:
- a CDS encoding CHAD domain-containing protein codes for the protein MSSFSDYLVTHLIEQEVALFSASARLSAGSDPEALHDLRIAVRRLRSLLHAVRGMPGIDELEESLGEVGRLSGPLRDLEVLLPVLEAEGYERAAALRRPALLSGYIALLASPQWDRLLMRLDGWPQLWRTAQRHGVLGGLHDKVRKRLGKEWQKLRLALKDPAHDRHRLRLLIKRVRYSLEAYPEESAVPQRLLVPLKDAQTALGEWHDYEQWLIRSERELDLMPLQPHWNARHDLAEREADESLDALQQALG